The genomic window TGTTTATAATTATGGAATCCCTGAATCATCAGTAATATACTACAAACATAAATTAAAACATTACAATATTTCCCTAACTGATAACTATCTCTACTTTAATATTTCTTTTAATAGCACAAATGGTACATTTGGTATATTAAGATTTTATATATATCCAAAAATAAATAAAAATATATCAACATTGATTTATATTAAAAATCTTTCAGTCTATAAAAATTTTTCTAAACCAGTCATATTGCCTTATAAAAATTTAACTATTAATATAATAGAAAGACCTATAAAATTAAATCATCCACCAAAGTTAAAAATAGCATGTTATATTTATAATAACAAAGAAGTTCATTTCTTAGCTTTAGCTTATGATTCAGATAATGATAGTTTAAAATATTTCTGGGATTTTGGAGATAATAGCACATCAACAATTAAAGACCCAATACATGTTTATAAAAATTTTTCTTATTATTTGGTTAAATGTATTGTAAAAGATAGCTTAAATGCATCAGCAAAAGTAGAAGGTATTTTAGAAATCAAAAACTATACTCCAGTATTGAAGTATTGCTTATCTAATATAACTAATAACACAATATATTTAAATATATCTTTAATAAATCCATTTAAAACTAAAATTTTAGGATATATTAGTGTTTATAATAAAAACTATAATTTTTATCTCAAACCAAATGAAACCTTAAATTTATCAATACCAATCAATATTTCTGATGATGTAATTAAATATAATATTATTTATTATCCAATAATAAAAAACAAAAAAAATGAAAAATTTGAAATTTTATATTATACTTGGAATTATGAAAGGAAACTAACATCTAATATATCAGAAAGTACAAAAATATTGAGTTACAATATAAATAAAACATTAAACTTAAACTCATCAAAAATTATTATAAAAATTAATAAAAATTATTTAGTTAAGAATTATAATATAACAAAGTCTGTTAAAACTTTCTCTAAAAAATCTTTGTTTGTTTATATATTCACTACTATTTTTAGTTTTATTTTAGGATTTATTCTTGTATATTCTAATAAATAAATATTAATAAGATTTATATATTTTTTAACATTTTTTATTAATTGAGTATTTATTTATTTTACTATAATATTAACAAGGTGAGGATAATGAGGAAAATATTATTATTAATCATACTAATAATAAGCTTACCAGCAATTTTTGGAAGTAAAGTTGGAGATATTAACAAAGATGGATATATTGATATATCAGATGTCATTTACCTATTTAAACATAGAGACGTTCCATTAACAGATGGAGATTTAAACTGTGATAACTCTGTAGATATCGCAGATGTTGTTTATCTATTTAGAAATTATGATAAGTTTAGAGAGCCTGTAGTTTTTGCTAAGTATTTCCAAATAGATCAACACTGGAATGAAGGTTATTGTATAGTGACTGATTCAAAAGGTCATAAATTTTTGTTAACAAATAGATCAGATATATCAGTTCCTGGAACTATAAAAATAGAGATACCGGTTAAAAAAATAGTTACCATCTTTTACTGTCCAATTGTTTCTACAGCCGATATATTAAAAGAAAATTGGATATATGATACAATAAAAGGGGTGCCAAAGTATATATTAAAATATTCCTCTGATCTAAAAAATAGGTATAATGAAGGAAAAGTCTATGATATAGGCTCCTCAACAAGTATTGATTATAATATAGTTTTAAATATATCTCCTGATATTGTGTTTTTAGGTGATTGGCCACAACATGATGCTATGGAAGAAAAATTGAAAGAATTAAATTTAACTGTGTCTAGATTCTATACCTATATTGAACCTACATTTTTAGGTAGAATAGAATGGGCAAAATTTGCTGCAGCTTTTTGGGGACATAATGTATATGAAAAAGCCAATAATTATTTCCAAAATGCATGGAAAAAATATATGGATCTAAAAAGAAAAACTTATGGAGCAAATTATATAAATGCAGTGACATTCTCAGCATTCACTTCTGGTAAAGTCTATATTCCACAAGGACAAAATTACTACGCCTCATGGATAAATGATTTTAGAGGAAATTATATATTCTCCTA from Methanocaldococcus villosus KIN24-T80 includes these protein-coding regions:
- a CDS encoding cohesin domain-containing protein; its protein translation is MSPRKIFFILLILNVCHCFTVKLLPESVNTYIGNNFDVNVTVNNLPLCEGFDFYVTYDKNVLELKNITLSKVVLENANKIKINISNGFVSVWLSKDISGNLTLATLTFKAVNSGSDVVNLSNVVFSSPEGYRLTPSRIYESSINISSYQKPISTLTLKDNEAILSVYSHTLIENVSGNITFKNASILNNPEPIIPYNSFNCHWNSSYIKFFIIPKEEKSGFDLLKIPINLSNNPNITMYIYINGNLSLSKIFYNINKINVTNYSGLTFYTDNLADEINLTYGHEKEILLLANNIKENITNISGYIYINRSILNVYNYGIPESSVIYYKHKLKHYNISLTDNYLYFNISFNSTNGTFGILRFYIYPKINKNISTLIYIKNLSVYKNFSKPVILPYKNLTINIIERPIKLNHPPKLKIACYIYNNKEVHFLALAYDSDNDSLKYFWDFGDNSTSTIKDPIHVYKNFSYYLVKCIVKDSLNASAKVEGILEIKNYTPVLKYCLSNITNNTIYLNISLINPFKTKILGYISVYNKNYNFYLKPNETLNLSIPINISDDVIKYNIIYYPIIKNKKNEKFEILYYTWNYERKLTSNISESTKILSYNINKTLNLNSSKIIIKINKNYLVKNYNITKSVKTFSKKSLFVYIFTTIFSFILGFILVYSNK
- a CDS encoding ABC transporter substrate-binding protein; protein product: MRKILLLIILIISLPAIFGSKVGDINKDGYIDISDVIYLFKHRDVPLTDGDLNCDNSVDIADVVYLFRNYDKFREPVVFAKYFQIDQHWNEGYCIVTDSKGHKFLLTNRSDISVPGTIKIEIPVKKIVTIFYCPIVSTADILKENWIYDTIKGVPKYILKYSSDLKNRYNEGKVYDIGSSTSIDYNIVLNISPDIVFLGDWPQHDAMEEKLKELNLTVSRFYTYIEPTFLGRIEWAKFAAAFWGHNVYEKANNYFQNAWKKYMDLKRKTYGANYINAVTFSAFTSGKVYIPQGQNYYASWINDFRGNYIFSYIPGTKSQKIDTELFVEKAKNADVVIFRQFKNITTADEIMNYYPFLGNIKEWKAYKNGRFYISRPDYYIWEAKDPIGMMEDFAKMLHPEKFPNGDNDLKYYHKVK